One stretch of Armigeres subalbatus isolate Guangzhou_Male chromosome 2, GZ_Asu_2, whole genome shotgun sequence DNA includes these proteins:
- the LOC134216368 gene encoding uncharacterized protein LOC134216368, which yields MDQISLTDLRRQFFGPTLDESLLYGVECLRDFFSWRQHFDTDPTYSQTSRERSDSVVSDFNLYQSCRDLNELAHSPTESAISKKQNRYRRKLSNSNEQKGKPSILNIKSERKSSLSSDQVRPKRKVSTSECHCWADENAIAKTSPSSKQLQDYQVLSSEKMKEQKRSSLSSNTEEFESALSAKSKSCEESSKEENVPKNKNAINSSPSLKEPSKLSRTDKLFSSSEQSSKTKPSSNGSSKILEKLKKELANSFIYETKTSPSTPPTRGRHTPRLSRHSRQRSLSSPPAKNSSSARRPKQIRSRWAFVKVNEFDDGAKTYDVLQTDLRVVDVQRLKGGSVDGTITAADLPPDMATEVVFVTLPDGSTLCYRGDNIKS from the exons ATG GATCAAATTAGTCTCACGGATTTGAGGCGTCAGTTCTTCGGACCAACTTTGGATGAAAGTTTGCTCTACGGGGTTGAATGCTTGAGGGATTTTTTCAGTTGGAGACAACATTTCGACACTGATCCGACATATTCACAGACAAGTAGAGAACGCAGTGACAGCGTGGTTAGTGATTTCAATCTTTATCAGTCTTGTCGAGACCTAAATGAACTAGCGCATTCCCCGACGGAGAGTGCAATTTCAAAGAAGCAAAATAGATACAGGAGGAAA ctttcaaattcaaatgaacagaAAGGAAAGCCATCAATACTAAATATTAAATCTGAAAGAAAAAGTTCTTTGTCATCGGATCAAGTTCGACCGAAAAGAAAAGTTTCTACATCAGAATGCCATTGTTGGGCTGATGAAAATGCCATTGCTAAAACTTCACCTAGCAGTAAACAGCTTCAGGATTATCAAGTGCTTTcaagtgaaaaaatgaaagaacAGAAACGGAGCTCACTATCCAGTAACACAGAAGAGTTTGAGTCCGCCCTTTCAGCGAAATCGAAGAGCTGTGAAGAATCATCTAAAGAAGAAAATGTTccgaaaaataaaaa TGCAATAAATTCATCACCGTCCTTGAAGGAGCCCTCGAAACTATCCCGCACCGACAAACTTTTCTCATCGTCCGAGCAGAGCAGCAAAACCAAACCCTCCTCTAACGGAAGTAGTAAAA TTCTCGAGAAGCTGAAAAAAGAGCTGGCCAACAGTTTTATCTACGAGACAAAAACCAGTCCTTCAACGCCACCGACACGTGGACGCCACACCCCCAGATTGTCGCGCCACTCCCGGCAGCGGTCCCTGTCGTCACCGCCTGCGAAAAACTCCTCGAGCGCCCGGCGGCCCAAACAGATACGATCCAGATGGGCCTTCGTCAAAGTGAACGAGTTCGACGATGGCGCAAAAACGTACGACGTTCTCCAGACGGACCTGCGAGTGGTGGACGTGCAGCGGCTGAAGGGTGGCTCTGTGGATGGAACAATCACCGCAGCGGACCTGCCTCCGGATATGGCCACCGAGGTCGTTTTCGTGACCCTACCGGACGGTTCCACGCTGTGCTATCGGGGTGATAATATTAAAAGTTGA